A genomic region of Streptomyces rimosus contains the following coding sequences:
- a CDS encoding Asp23/Gls24 family envelope stress response protein, translating into MTESAQGNRPEPRTGDSQGKTLGAKRGGGDPATRGRTTIADGVVEKIAGMAARDVVGVHAMGSGFARTLGAVRDRVPGGSKSVTRGVKAEVGEVQTALDLEIVVEYGVSIADLARAVRENVISAVERMTGLEVVEVNIAVSDVKLPDDEEDEGEEEPRLQ; encoded by the coding sequence ATGACCGAGAGCGCACAAGGTAACCGGCCCGAGCCGCGGACCGGAGACTCGCAGGGCAAGACGCTGGGGGCCAAGCGGGGCGGCGGTGACCCCGCGACCCGCGGACGCACCACCATCGCGGACGGCGTCGTGGAGAAGATCGCCGGGATGGCCGCCCGGGACGTGGTGGGCGTACACGCCATGGGCAGCGGCTTCGCCCGCACCCTCGGCGCGGTGCGCGACCGGGTGCCCGGCGGCAGCAAGTCGGTGACCCGTGGCGTCAAGGCCGAGGTCGGCGAGGTGCAGACCGCGCTCGACCTGGAGATCGTCGTCGAGTACGGCGTCTCCATCGCGGACCTCGCCAGGGCCGTACGGGAGAACGTCATCTCCGCCGTCGAGCGGATGACGGGCCTGGAGGTCGTCGAGGTCAACATCGCGGTGAGCGATGTGAAACTGCCCGACGACGAGGAGGACGAGGGCGAGGAGGAGCCGCGGCTCCAGTAG
- a CDS encoding Asp23/Gls24 family envelope stress response protein codes for MATVSPTAAAPGAAHPVDVPAGERGATRVADRVVAKIAAQAAREALRDASTVRSDAHASVSVRRREGRQDFGEARVRVAVELGYPSDIGAQCGAVRRQVTQRVRELAGMSVPEVAVQVERLHAPQLERSGRGRVR; via the coding sequence GTGGCGACCGTGTCCCCCACGGCCGCGGCACCCGGCGCCGCCCACCCGGTCGATGTACCGGCCGGTGAACGGGGCGCCACGCGGGTCGCGGACCGGGTCGTGGCCAAGATCGCCGCGCAGGCCGCGCGCGAGGCCCTGCGCGACGCCTCCACCGTCCGCAGCGACGCACACGCCTCGGTGTCGGTACGCCGCCGCGAAGGGCGCCAGGACTTCGGCGAGGCGCGGGTGCGGGTGGCCGTGGAACTGGGCTATCCGTCCGACATCGGCGCCCAGTGCGGCGCGGTGCGCCGTCAGGTGACGCAGCGGGTGCGCGAGCTGGCCGGGATGTCGGTGCCCGAGGTCGCGGTGCAGGTCGAACGGCTGCATGCGCCCCAGCTGGAGCGCAGCGGCCGGGGGAGGGTGCGATGA
- a CDS encoding DUF6286 domain-containing protein gives MNDDDPTRRLPTLDKSGSATAGPSDAERPPREEREESGVGGRARRFWAARRVPAALVALVVLGAAGLLLYDVAAVRADRPAMAWRKRLAEELATRHLDDVWVLAGAAVAVALGLWLLLLALTPGLRAVLPMRRSTPDVRSGLDRAAAALVLRDRAMEVPGVQSVRVAVGRRKAKARAVSHFRELDEVRGDLDTALGDGLRQLGLARRLALSVRVRRSAKR, from the coding sequence ATGAACGACGACGATCCCACCCGGCGGTTGCCCACCCTGGACAAGTCGGGGAGCGCCACGGCCGGGCCGTCGGATGCCGAACGGCCCCCGCGCGAGGAGCGCGAGGAATCCGGCGTCGGGGGCCGGGCCCGGCGCTTCTGGGCGGCCCGCCGGGTGCCGGCCGCGCTGGTCGCGCTCGTGGTGCTGGGCGCCGCGGGCCTGCTGCTGTACGACGTGGCCGCGGTACGCGCCGACCGGCCCGCGATGGCCTGGCGCAAGCGCCTCGCCGAAGAGCTGGCGACGCGCCACCTGGACGATGTGTGGGTCCTCGCGGGCGCCGCCGTGGCCGTGGCCCTCGGCCTGTGGCTGCTGCTGCTCGCGCTGACACCCGGCCTGCGTGCCGTGCTGCCCATGCGGCGTTCCACACCGGACGTACGCAGCGGCCTGGACCGCGCGGCGGCGGCGCTGGTCCTGCGCGACCGGGCCATGGAGGTGCCGGGCGTGCAGTCCGTACGGGTCGCCGTCGGCCGCCGCAAGGCCAAGGCGCGCGCGGTATCGCACTTCCGCGAACTGGACGAGGTACGGGGCGACCTGGACACGGCGCTCGGCGACGGACTGCGGCAGCTGGGGCTCGCCCGGCGGCTCGCACTGTCCGTACGGGTGCGCCGGTCCGCTAAGAGGTGA
- the amaP gene encoding alkaline shock response membrane anchor protein AmaP, with protein MRKVSRTVNRVLLGLTGLILIGVGGTVLLGGLDLPRKWGFGMPSGWRWTRPDDVLLRDDDRTRWADSGWWWPVVIAVLAVLVLLALWWLLSQFRRHRLSEILVDSGDGEGAQLRGRAMENVLTAETETLDGVDRARVRLTGRRTEPRLRAGLALAPHANPCAVVARLSSETIAHARTSAGLEKLPAEVRLRAVKHRAERVS; from the coding sequence ATGCGCAAGGTCTCACGCACGGTCAACCGGGTGCTGCTGGGCCTGACCGGCCTGATCCTGATCGGCGTCGGCGGCACGGTACTGCTCGGCGGGCTCGACCTGCCGCGCAAGTGGGGCTTCGGCATGCCCTCCGGCTGGCGCTGGACCCGGCCCGACGACGTGCTGCTCCGCGACGACGACCGCACGCGCTGGGCGGACAGCGGCTGGTGGTGGCCGGTGGTCATCGCGGTGCTGGCAGTACTGGTCCTGCTGGCGCTGTGGTGGCTGCTGTCCCAGTTCCGGCGCCACCGGCTGAGCGAGATCCTCGTGGACAGCGGCGACGGCGAGGGCGCCCAGCTGCGCGGCCGCGCAATGGAAAACGTCCTGACCGCCGAGACCGAAACACTGGACGGGGTGGACCGGGCCCGGGTGAGACTGACCGGACGGCGCACGGAGCCACGGCTGCGGGCGGGCCTGGCCCTCGCCCCGCACGCGAATCCCTGCGCGGTGGTAGCCCGTCTCTCGTCGGAGACGATCGCCCACGCCCGTACCTCGGCCGGCCTGGAGAAGCTACCCGCCGAGGTACGGCTGCGGGCGGTGAAGCATCGGGCGGAGAGGGTGAGTTGA
- a CDS encoding SDR family oxidoreductase: MDLGLTDRTYIVTGATRGLGFAIARELVADGANVVISGRDADSARAAAASLGERAHGVAADNADPDAAARLVDTAREHFGRLDGILVSVGGPPPGRPTDNTDEQWQAAFESVFLGAVRLARTASAALGDGGAIGFVLSGSVYQPIDGLAISNGLRPGLAGYAKALADELGPRGIRVFGILPGRIATDRMTQLDALSGNPEESRTRNSATIPLRRYGEPEEFGRTAAFLLSPAASYVTGVMVPVDGGARRGF, encoded by the coding sequence ATGGATCTAGGACTCACCGACCGGACCTACATCGTCACCGGCGCCACCCGCGGCCTGGGCTTCGCCATCGCGCGGGAACTGGTCGCCGACGGGGCGAACGTCGTGATCAGCGGACGCGACGCGGACAGCGCGCGGGCCGCGGCGGCCTCCCTCGGCGAGCGGGCACACGGCGTCGCCGCCGACAACGCCGACCCGGACGCCGCCGCGCGCCTGGTCGACACGGCCCGTGAACACTTCGGCCGCCTCGACGGCATCCTCGTCAGCGTCGGCGGCCCGCCACCCGGCCGCCCCACCGACAACACCGACGAGCAGTGGCAGGCCGCGTTCGAGTCGGTCTTCCTCGGCGCGGTCCGGCTCGCCCGCACGGCGTCCGCCGCGCTCGGCGACGGTGGCGCGATCGGCTTCGTCCTGTCCGGCTCCGTCTACCAGCCGATCGACGGGCTGGCCATCTCCAACGGCCTGCGCCCCGGCCTCGCGGGCTACGCCAAGGCACTAGCCGACGAACTGGGCCCACGCGGCATCCGCGTCTTCGGCATCCTGCCCGGCCGCATCGCCACGGACCGGATGACCCAACTCGACGCCCTCTCCGGAAACCCCGAAGAGTCCCGCACCCGCAACAGCGCCACCATCCCCCTGCGCCGCTACGGCGAACCAGAGGAATTCGGCCGCACCGCCGCCTTCCTGCTGTCGCCTGCGGCGTCTTATGTCACGGGGGTGATGGTGCCGGTGGATGGTGGGGCTCGGCGGGGGTTCTGA
- a CDS encoding glycoside hydrolase family 15 protein, translated as MHAPIEDHALIGDLQTAALIGRDGSVDWLCLPHFDSAACFAALLGDRENGHWLLAPAASDARSERSYRDDTLVLDTVWHTGTGSVKVTDFMPQRDRAPDLVRIVEGLEGEVAMQGVLRLRFDYGLVVPWVRHVGRCRVAVAGPDSAWLRTEPDVETYGQGFSTRSDFTVAAGERVAFILTWHPSHEPRPAEIDPYEALEHTLEDWRAWAAHCRYNGPYRAEVLRSLITLKALTFAPTGGIVAAPTTSLPEELGGVRNWDYRFCWLRDSTLTLNSLITAGYTEEAAAWRDWLLRAVAGNPADLQIMYGLGGERRLPETELPWLGGYAGSKPVRIGNAAVEQRQLDVYGGVLDSFHTARIAGLPSKPHAWNIQRSLLDFLESHWREPDEGLWEVRGPRRHFVHSKIMAWVAADRALKAVEIHPDLEGDVERWRAMRDAVHREVCEKGFDPERNTFTQSYGSDQLDAATLLIPRLGFLPADDPRVIGTVDAVRKELTHEGLIRRYSTDGRAVDGLPGSEGTFLVCSFWLAEALHLTGRREEAQKLFDRLLRLPNDLGLLAEEYDPVSGRQLGNFPQAFSHVGLIGTAFTMFGCDGAD; from the coding sequence GTGCACGCACCCATCGAGGACCACGCGCTCATCGGTGACCTGCAGACCGCCGCCCTGATCGGCCGGGACGGCTCGGTCGACTGGCTGTGCCTGCCGCACTTCGACTCCGCCGCCTGCTTCGCGGCCCTGCTCGGCGACCGGGAGAACGGGCACTGGCTGCTGGCCCCGGCCGCCTCCGACGCCCGGTCCGAGCGCTCCTACCGCGACGACACCCTCGTCCTGGACACCGTCTGGCACACCGGCACGGGCTCGGTGAAGGTCACCGACTTCATGCCGCAGCGCGACCGCGCGCCCGACCTCGTACGCATCGTGGAGGGCCTGGAGGGCGAGGTCGCCATGCAGGGGGTGCTGCGGCTGCGCTTCGATTACGGCCTGGTCGTCCCCTGGGTGCGGCACGTCGGCCGGTGCCGGGTCGCGGTGGCCGGCCCCGACTCCGCGTGGCTGCGCACCGAGCCCGATGTCGAGACGTACGGGCAGGGGTTCAGCACCCGCTCGGACTTCACCGTCGCGGCCGGCGAGCGGGTGGCGTTCATCCTGACCTGGCACCCCTCGCACGAACCGCGCCCCGCCGAGATCGACCCGTACGAGGCGCTGGAGCACACCCTGGAGGACTGGCGGGCGTGGGCGGCGCACTGCCGCTACAACGGGCCGTACCGCGCCGAGGTGCTGCGCTCGCTCATCACCCTCAAGGCGCTGACCTTCGCGCCCACCGGCGGTATCGTCGCCGCGCCCACCACCTCGCTGCCCGAGGAGCTGGGCGGCGTACGCAACTGGGACTACCGCTTCTGCTGGCTGCGCGACTCCACCCTCACCCTGAACTCGCTGATCACCGCCGGGTACACCGAAGAGGCGGCGGCCTGGCGGGACTGGCTGCTGCGCGCGGTGGCGGGCAATCCGGCCGATCTCCAGATCATGTACGGCCTGGGCGGCGAGCGGCGGCTGCCGGAGACCGAGCTGCCCTGGCTCGGCGGCTACGCCGGCTCCAAGCCCGTACGCATCGGGAACGCGGCCGTCGAACAGCGGCAGCTCGACGTCTACGGCGGGGTGCTGGACTCCTTCCACACCGCGCGTATCGCGGGCCTGCCGTCCAAGCCGCACGCCTGGAACATCCAGCGCTCGCTGCTGGACTTCCTGGAGTCCCACTGGCGCGAGCCGGACGAGGGGCTGTGGGAGGTGCGCGGGCCCCGCCGGCACTTCGTGCACTCCAAGATCATGGCGTGGGTCGCCGCGGACCGTGCCCTCAAGGCGGTGGAGATCCACCCGGACCTGGAGGGGGACGTCGAGCGCTGGCGCGCCATGCGCGACGCGGTGCACCGCGAGGTGTGCGAGAAGGGCTTCGACCCCGAACGCAACACCTTCACCCAGTCCTACGGCTCCGACCAGTTGGACGCCGCGACGCTGCTGATCCCCCGCCTCGGCTTCCTGCCCGCCGACGACCCGCGGGTGATCGGCACGGTCGACGCGGTCCGTAAGGAGCTGACGCACGAAGGCCTGATACGGCGCTACAGCACCGACGGCCGCGCCGTGGACGGGCTGCCGGGCAGCGAGGGCACCTTCCTGGTCTGCTCGTTCTGGCTCGCCGAGGCGCTGCATCTGACCGGGCGGCGGGAGGAGGCGCAAAAGCTGTTCGACCGGCTGCTGCGGCTGCCCAACGACCTGGGGCTGCTGGCCGAGGAGTACGACCCGGTCAGCGGCCGCCAGCTGGGCAACTTCCCCCAGGCGTTCAGCCACGTCGGCCTCATCGGTACCGCCTTCACCATGTTCGGGTGCGACGGGGCAGACTGA